From the Thunnus albacares chromosome 24, fThuAlb1.1, whole genome shotgun sequence genome, one window contains:
- the LOC122976258 gene encoding glutaminase kidney isoform, mitochondrial isoform X3: MEMLKVTVKTTSDGALDRHLFKKCVQSNIVLLTQAFRKKFVIPDFQSFCGHMDDLFENARNLSGGQVADYIPQLARFSPDLWAVALCTVDGQRHTVGDTKVPFCLQSCVKPLKYAIAVHDHGTEYVHRFIGKEPSGLRFNKLFLNEDDKPHNPMVNAGAIVCTSLIKQGASNAEKFDYVMNFMNKLAGNEYVGFSNATFQSERESGDRNFAIGYYLKEKKCFPEGTDMTSILDFYFQLCSIEVTCESASVMAATLANGGFCPITGERVLSPEAVRNTLSLMHSCGMYDFSGQFAFHVGLPAKSGVAGGILLVVPNVMGIMCWSPPLDKLGNSVRGIQFCTDLVSLFNFHNYDNLRHFAKKLDPRREGGDQRVKSVINLLFAAYTGDVSALRRFALSSMDMEQRDYDSRTALHVAAAEGHAEVVRFLLEACKVNPVPRDRWGNTPMDEAVHFGHHDVVTILRDYHTQYSPQETSDDKQSAEKNLDGLL, translated from the exons ATGGAGATGCTGAAGGTGACGGTGAAAACGACCTCCGACGGAGCGCTGGACCGACACCTCTTCAAGAA ATGTGTCCAGAGCAACATCGTTTTGCTCACTCAGGCCTTCAGGAAGAAGTTTGTCATCCCAGACTTCCAGTCCTTCTGCGGCCACATGGACGACCTCTTTGAAAACGCCAGAAACTTGTCCGGAGGGCAG GTGGCGGACTACATTCCCCAGCTGGCTCGCTTCAGCCCAGACCTGTGGGCCGTCGCCTTGTGCACCGTGGACGGACAGAG ACACACCGTCGGCGACACAAAGGTTCctttctgtctgcagtcttGTGTCAAGCCGCTCAAATACGCCATCGCCGTTCACGACCACGGCACCGAGTACGTTCACCGCTTCATCGGCAAAGAGCCCAGCGGCCTGCGGTTCAACAAGCTCTTCTTGAATGAGGACG ATAAACCACACAACCCCATGGTTAATGCTGGTGCTATCGTCTGTACCTCCCTCATTAAG CAAGGAGCAAGCAACGCCGAGAAATTTGATTAT GTCATGAACTTCATGAACAAACTGGCAGGAAATGAATACGTCGGTTTCAGCAACGCCAC TTTCCAGTCGGAGCGCGAGTCTGGAGACAGAAACTTTGCCATCGGCTACTATCTGAAGGAGAAGAAg TGTTTTCCGGAGGGAACGGACATGACCtccatcttggatttctacTTCCAG CTGTGCTCCATCGAGGTGACCTGTGAGAGCGCCAGCGTCATGGCGGCCACTCTGGCCAATGGCGGCTTCTGTCCAATCACAGGAGAGCGCGTGCTGAGCCCCGAGGCGGTGCGAAACACTCTGAGTCTGATGCATTCCTGCGGCATGTACGACTTCTCCGGACAGTTCGCTTTCCAC GTCGGTCTGCCGGCGAAATCCGGTGTCGCTGGCGGGATTCTGCTGGTTGTTCCAAACGTCATGGGCATCATGTGTTGGTCTCCTCCTCTTGACAAGCTGGGCAACAGCGTCAGAGGCATCCAGTTCTGCACG GACCTTGTTTCTCTCTTCAACTTCCACAACTATGATAATCTGCGGCACTTTGCCAAGAAACTGGATCCTCGTCGGGAGGGAGGAGACCAGAGG GTGAAGTCGGTGATCaatctgctgtttgctgcttaTACTGGAGACGTGTCAGCGCTGAGGAG GTTTGCGTTGTCCTCCATGGACATGGAGCAGAGGGACTATGACTCCAGAACGGCGCTGCATGTGGCAGCTGCTGAAG GTCACGCTGAGGTGGTTCGCTTCCTGCTGGAGGCCTGTAAAGTCAACCCGGTTCCCAGAGACAG